The Aureispira anguillae genome contains a region encoding:
- a CDS encoding DUF4303 domain-containing protein yields the protein MNREQFVTQLKTIATDLFTELNKENEIYQFGVYTDSDAATISLCYNTYKNFADNLRRSFLVVRTIATYARWDMSSWIEIEEGEEKLDDLNLFLEDNEVIDKEEIYDWMFQALKEMKEENVFRETEDDFILNLHVSDEYIDQRMCERLLVLLGESKLQEFRKDMEGRGLTHDAILFLDAIKIA from the coding sequence ATGAACAGGGAACAATTTGTAACACAACTTAAAACAATCGCAACAGATTTGTTTACAGAACTAAATAAAGAAAATGAGATCTATCAATTTGGAGTGTATACAGATTCTGATGCTGCTACAATAAGTTTGTGTTACAATACGTATAAAAACTTCGCAGATAATCTCCGAAGGAGTTTTCTTGTGGTAAGAACCATTGCAACATATGCTCGATGGGACATGTCTTCGTGGATAGAGATAGAAGAAGGGGAAGAAAAGTTAGATGATTTAAATCTTTTTTTAGAAGACAATGAAGTGATTGATAAAGAAGAAATTTATGATTGGATGTTTCAGGCGCTCAAGGAAATGAAAGAAGAAAATGTCTTTCGTGAAACAGAAGATGATTTTATTCTCAATCTACATGTTTCTGATGAATATATCGACCAAAGAATGTGTGAAAGATTATTGGTATTACTAGGGGAGAGCAAACTACAAGAGTTTCGAAAAGATATGGAGGGTAGAGGACTTACCCATGATGCTATTTTATTTTTGGACGCTATAAAAATTGCTTAG